Proteins encoded within one genomic window of Terriglobales bacterium:
- a CDS encoding tetratricopeptide repeat protein, with protein MSRHKRPADLPSAGYWTSTQSYVLATVTLILGLAVGYLVRGSEGVSPANVSTSVSAATGSIPSESFIQPKATPELTSRLVEPLLIELKTRPNDATLLSKIGNLYYDHKEYPKAIEYYEKSLVIKPDDADVRTDMGTAIWYSGDADHALKEYERALSYRPNHPNTLFNMGIVRWHGKKDTKGTLEAWNKLLSTNPNYPERDRVLQLIQQVQSGRD; from the coding sequence ATGAGTCGTCATAAAAGACCGGCAGATCTCCCGTCTGCCGGATACTGGACCTCTACGCAGTCATATGTGCTGGCTACAGTCACCCTGATCCTTGGTCTTGCGGTGGGGTACCTCGTCCGAGGCTCCGAAGGAGTCAGTCCGGCGAACGTAAGCACCTCGGTATCTGCCGCGACCGGGTCTATTCCCTCGGAGAGCTTTATCCAGCCTAAGGCAACACCGGAACTGACATCCAGGCTGGTCGAACCGCTGTTGATTGAGCTGAAGACAAGGCCCAACGATGCCACGCTGCTAAGCAAGATTGGGAATCTCTACTACGACCACAAGGAATATCCGAAGGCAATTGAGTATTACGAAAAGTCACTCGTCATCAAGCCGGACGATGCCGATGTGCGCACGGACATGGGAACGGCAATCTGGTATTCGGGCGATGCCGACCATGCGTTGAAAGAATACGAGCGCGCATTGAGCTATCGGCCAAACCATCCGAACACCTTATTCAATATGGGGATTGTGAGATGGCACGGCAAGAAGGATACGAAGGGGACTCTTGAGGCCTGGAACAAGTTGCTGAGCACAAATCCAAACTACCCAGAGCGAGACCGAGTGCTGCAGCTAATTCAACAAGTGCAATCTGGAAGGGATTAG
- a CDS encoding methyltransferase, whose translation MRKLTPRWVLRAASIVYGLVMFEVVIMLSPIAFYFYSAYGPILKWLDRYGPTSWLTGFVLPHSVVTNSILLEFLRWNIGRYAFSLGLIGFFICAIQIYGAKLLRRKTVAWGAYRYVRHPQYVCLAIAGFGLFTMWPRLIIFLLFVGMLIAYYWLAKIEERHMLTVDPGYADYRGRTAMFLPGNPGGKLYRMVFGRVHSPTRARCLALIAVVWALVLVIAGLRYYTLEHVARLTAPSGIEVVSVYPMPSGTLREALSLALSGEGVQEALAKEHGATFVSHILPQDYAMMGMFADVGSAHMKAGDISLHSILELGWWLVPFSQQDPRVDLMGSNQNEFRVVFSRVDSPQGMPIRRAEVFSLEGKMTAICIADISLSEQRVIGVVIPPRRSFWGNIKMPIF comes from the coding sequence ATGCGCAAGCTTACTCCCCGTTGGGTGTTGCGCGCTGCGAGCATCGTCTATGGCTTGGTGATGTTTGAAGTCGTCATCATGCTGAGTCCAATTGCCTTTTACTTCTATTCTGCTTACGGCCCGATTCTCAAGTGGCTGGACCGGTACGGGCCAACCTCGTGGTTGACGGGCTTCGTGTTGCCCCATTCGGTAGTGACCAACAGCATCTTGCTCGAATTCCTCCGCTGGAACATCGGTCGCTATGCATTCAGCTTGGGACTGATTGGTTTCTTTATCTGTGCCATTCAAATCTACGGAGCCAAACTACTACGCCGGAAAACTGTGGCTTGGGGCGCGTACCGTTATGTTCGGCATCCTCAGTACGTGTGCCTGGCCATTGCCGGTTTCGGTCTATTCACCATGTGGCCCCGGCTCATCATTTTCTTACTGTTTGTAGGAATGCTGATCGCCTATTACTGGCTGGCCAAAATCGAAGAACGGCATATGCTTACGGTCGATCCTGGATACGCAGACTATAGAGGGCGCACGGCCATGTTCCTCCCCGGAAATCCAGGCGGCAAGCTGTATCGCATGGTCTTCGGCCGGGTACACAGCCCAACCAGGGCCCGTTGTCTGGCGCTCATCGCTGTGGTGTGGGCGCTGGTGCTGGTTATCGCCGGGCTCCGCTATTACACCTTGGAGCACGTTGCGCGACTGACCGCCCCGTCCGGCATCGAGGTTGTTTCGGTGTATCCCATGCCCTCCGGCACCCTACGCGAGGCGCTCAGCCTGGCGCTTTCCGGCGAAGGTGTGCAGGAAGCTTTAGCCAAGGAGCATGGCGCTACCTTCGTATCCCACATTCTTCCCCAGGACTATGCCATGATGGGTATGTTTGCAGATGTCGGTTCCGCTCACATGAAAGCGGGCGATATCAGCCTGCACTCCATCCTGGAACTGGGATGGTGGCTTGTTCCTTTTTCACAACAGGATCCAAGAGTCGATCTGATGGGTTCCAATCAGAACGAGTTCCGCGTTGTATTTTCCCGCGTCGATAGCCCGCAAGGAATGCCGATTCGTCGCGCAGAGGTGTTTTCTTTGGAGGGCAAAATGACAGCCATATGCATCGCTGACATATCGCTCTCCGAACAGCGAGTAATCGGGGTTGTCATTCCTCCTCGACGAAGCTTCTGGGGAAACATCAAGATGCCGATATTCTGA